A single window of Malus sylvestris chromosome 5, drMalSylv7.2, whole genome shotgun sequence DNA harbors:
- the LOC126620812 gene encoding protein ROOT HAIR DEFECTIVE 3 homolog 2-like isoform X6 yields MHHRYDMEAIYFDERVRNSKRQLLESKALDFVYPVYSAMLGHLLYKALEDFQVRLEQLLNKDEGFASSVRTCAQSSMLEFEKGCADVAIQQANWDASKVREKLRRDIDAHASSVRSAKLAELNSNYEKKLSSSLSGPVEALLETGAKDTWASIRKLLNHETEVAVSEFSTAVANFELDNEMVAKMKQHLKDYARNVVETKAREEVCQSSIMTAIQCLGFGLGTKTLEVLPRMHELRRLTSRVTTGYLLHGL; encoded by the exons ATGCATCATAG GTATGACATGGAGGCCATCTACTTTGATGAACGTGTAAGGAACTCAAAACGACAACTGTTGGAGTCAAAAGCATTGGAT TTTGTTTACCCTGTGTACTCGGCCATGCTCGGACACCTACTTTataaagcccttgaagatttTCAAGTGAGGCTGGAGCAATTGTTGAACAAAGATGAGGGATTTGCTTCATCTGTTCGTACCTGTGCTCAGTCTTCTATGCTTGAGTTCGAGAAAGGATGTGCAG aTGTTGCCATACAACAAGCTAATTGGGATGCTTCAAAAGTCCGGGAAAAGCTTCGACGTGATATAGATGCACATGCATCATCGGTTCGTAGTGCAAAACTGGCAGAATTGAATTCCAACTATGAG AAAAAACTTTCTTCGTCTTTAAGTGGTCCTGTAGAAGCTTTACTCGAAACTGGTGCAAAAGACACCTGGGCTTCGATACGAAAACTACTTAATCATGAGACTGAAGTTGCAGTATCAGAGTTCTCAACTGCAGTTGCCAATTTTGAGTTGGACAACGAAATGGTTGCCAAAATGAAGCAACATTTGAAGGATTATGCGAGAAATGTGGTGGAGACAAAAGCAAGAGAAGAG GTTTGCCAGTCTTCCATTATGACAGCGATTCAATGCCTAGGGTTTGGACTCGGAACGAAGACATTAGAAGTATTACCAAGGATGCATGAACTGCG
- the LOC126620812 gene encoding protein ROOT HAIR DEFECTIVE 3 homolog 2-like isoform X7 yields the protein MEAIYFDERVRNSKRQLLESKALDFVYPVYSAMLGHLLYKALEDFQVRLEQLLNKDEGFASSVRTCAQSSMLEFEKGCADVAIQQANWDASKVREKLRRDIDAHASSVRSAKLAELNSNYEKKLSSSLSGPVEALLETGAKDTWASIRKLLNHETEVAVSEFSTAVANFELDNEMVAKMKQHLKDYARNVVETKAREEVCQSSIMTAIQCLGFGLGTKTLEVLPRMHELRRLTSRVTTGYLLHGL from the exons ATGGAGGCCATCTACTTTGATGAACGTGTAAGGAACTCAAAACGACAACTGTTGGAGTCAAAAGCATTGGAT TTTGTTTACCCTGTGTACTCGGCCATGCTCGGACACCTACTTTataaagcccttgaagatttTCAAGTGAGGCTGGAGCAATTGTTGAACAAAGATGAGGGATTTGCTTCATCTGTTCGTACCTGTGCTCAGTCTTCTATGCTTGAGTTCGAGAAAGGATGTGCAG aTGTTGCCATACAACAAGCTAATTGGGATGCTTCAAAAGTCCGGGAAAAGCTTCGACGTGATATAGATGCACATGCATCATCGGTTCGTAGTGCAAAACTGGCAGAATTGAATTCCAACTATGAG AAAAAACTTTCTTCGTCTTTAAGTGGTCCTGTAGAAGCTTTACTCGAAACTGGTGCAAAAGACACCTGGGCTTCGATACGAAAACTACTTAATCATGAGACTGAAGTTGCAGTATCAGAGTTCTCAACTGCAGTTGCCAATTTTGAGTTGGACAACGAAATGGTTGCCAAAATGAAGCAACATTTGAAGGATTATGCGAGAAATGTGGTGGAGACAAAAGCAAGAGAAGAG GTTTGCCAGTCTTCCATTATGACAGCGATTCAATGCCTAGGGTTTGGACTCGGAACGAAGACATTAGAAGTATTACCAAGGATGCATGAACTGCG